Proteins co-encoded in one Cricetulus griseus strain 17A/GY chromosome 1 unlocalized genomic scaffold, alternate assembly CriGri-PICRH-1.0 chr1_1, whole genome shotgun sequence genomic window:
- the LOC103162643 gene encoding small ubiquitin-related modifier 2-A-like, with protein sequence MALEEPKEGVETENNDHIDLKVVGRWLSLQFKMKRQTALSELMKAYCEQQLEKDEEMIDVFQQQTAD encoded by the exons ATGGCCTTGGAGGAACCCAAGGAAGGAGTTGAGACTGAGAACAACGATCATATTGATTTGAAGGTGGTGGGCAGATGGTTGTCGTTGCAATTTAAGATGAAGAGGCAGACAGCACTTAGTGAACTAATGAAAGCCTATTGTGAACA ACAGTTGGAAAAGGATGAAGAAATGATTGATGTGTTTCAGCAGCAGACAGCAGACTAA